The Gopherus evgoodei ecotype Sinaloan lineage chromosome 8, rGopEvg1_v1.p, whole genome shotgun sequence genome includes a region encoding these proteins:
- the USP1 gene encoding LOW QUALITY PROTEIN: ubiquitin carboxyl-terminal hydrolase 1 (The sequence of the model RefSeq protein was modified relative to this genomic sequence to represent the inferred CDS: inserted 3 bases in 3 codons; deleted 2 bases in 2 codons), translated as MPGVLPTDATGLLRGSPSKXNRLSLKLFQKKETKRALDFTESQENEQKSSEYRESQIDQVVPAAQPPSPISCEKKDNMLPFVGLNNLGNTCYLNSILQVLYFCPGFKTGVKHLFNIISKKREMLKDEGEQKSDKGSCKEDPLASYELICSLHSLILSVEQLQASFLLNPEKYTDELATQPRRLLNTLRTNPSLEGYLQHDAQEVIQCILGTFRKVSILRRKNEKYASGRAYSSLEKSNQNTESNGINSLGEENDYATSSHTAEESEDKLSKGIGKRKSDTESGNAKKNLKYXKEHNAVEENQRQTRSKRKATAEKLENHTDVIAKYSIENEIAKPTQKKSRLRLNWFKSPGKQPSILSKFCSVGKLANNXGIQKQMKETDGCEIEEASVSVKMIVRSELAVFELVEKLFQGQLVLRTRCLECECFTERREDFQDISVPVQEDELSKADESSEISPEPKTEMKTLKWAISQFASVERIVGEDKYFCENCRHYTEAERSLLFDKMPEVITVHLKCFAANGLEFDCYGGLSKINTPLLTPLKLSLEEWSTKTTNDTYGLFAVVMHSGITISSGHYTASVKITDLNSLELDKGNFITDQMYEAIKPEPLNEEEARAVAEDYDDGEVSFRVNGNAQSSKTLSKKNMEAVGLLGGQKSKSDCDLYNNKATNSEKVVNTLTENKNFESTSTNGILEFDKSTENGDQNGIAFSGLENKALYVLQSLKEYEGKWLLFDDSEVKVTEEKDFLNSLSPTSSSTSTPYLLFYKKIVE; from the exons ATGCCAGGTGTATTACCGACTGACGCTACCGGGCTTTTGAGAGGTAGCCCGTCAA AAAATAGACTTTCCCTGAAGCTTTTCCAAAAAAAGGAAACGAAAAGAGCACTGGATTTTACAGAGTCACAAGAAAATGAACAAAAGAGTTCAGAATACAGAGAGTCACAAAT TGATCAGGTTGTTCCTGCAGCACAGCCTCCTTCACCCATTAGTTGCGAGAAAAAAGACAACATGCTGCCCTTTGTGGGCTTGAACAATCTTGGCAATACTTGTTACCTTAACAGCATACTTCAG GTGTTATATTTTTGTCCTGGCTTTAAAACTGGAGTGAAACACTTATTTAACATTATTTCAAAGAAGAGAGAAATGTTAAAGGATGAAGGAGAACAAAAGTCAGACAAG GGAAGTTGTAAAGAAGATCCTTTGGCAAGTTATGAACTAATCTGCAGTTTGCATTCCTTGATTCtttcagtggaacagcttcaggcCAGTTTTCTATTAAATCCAGAAAAATATACAGATGAACTTGCTACTCAGCCAAGAAGGCTACTCAATACACTTAG AACTAACCCTAGTTTAGAAGGATATCTGCAACATGATGCCCAGGAAGTA ATACAGTGTATCTTAGGTACATTCAGAAAGGTGTCGATATTGAGAAGGAAGAATGAAAAATATGCCAGTGGAAGAGCCTATAGCTCACTTGAGAAGTCTAATCAAAATACTGAAAGCAATGGCATTAACAGCCTTGGTGAGGAAAATGACTATGCAACAAGCAGTCACACTGCAGAGGAGTCTGAAGACAAACTATCCAAAGGAATTGGGAAAAGGAAAAGTGATACTGAGAGTGGGAATGCAAAGAAAAATCTAAAGT TCAAGGAGCATAATGCAGTAGAGGAAAATCAAAGACAGACTAGGTCA AagaggaaagcaacagcagagaaACTAGAAAATCATACAGATGTCATTGCTAAGTATTCTATTGAAAATGAGATTGCAAAGCCAACACAGAAGAAATCACGACTTAGATTAAACTGGTTTAAGTCtccaggcaaacagcccagcattcTGTCTAAATTCTGTAGTGTGGGAAAGCTAGCAAACA TTGGGATCCAAAAGCAGATGAAAGAAACTGATGGCTGTGAGATTGAAGAAGCATCTGTAAGTGTGAAAATG ATTGTGC GTTCAGAGTTAGCTGTTTTTGAATTAGTGGAGAAACTGTTCCAGGGTCAGCTGGTATTGAGAACACGATGTTTGGAGTGTGAATGTTTTACTGAAAGAAGAGAAGACTTTCAGGACATCAGTGTGCCAGTACAAGAAGATGAACTTTCTAAAGCAGACGAGAGTTCTGAAA TTTCTCCAGAGCCAAAAACAGAAATGAAGACCCTAAAATGGGCAATTTCACAGTTTGCATCAGTAGAGAGGATTGTGGGAGAGGATAAATATTTCTGTGAAAACTGTCGTCATTACACAGAAGCAGAACGCAGTCTTTTATTTGATAAAATGCCTGAAGTTATAACAGTTCACTTGAAGTGCTTTGCGGCTAATGGCTTAGA gtTTGATTGTTATGGTGGACTGTCAAAGATAAATACTCCCTTATTGACACCTCTTAAATTGTCACTGGAAGAATGGAGCACAAAGACTACTAATGATACTTACGGATTATTTGCAGTAGTAATGCACAGTGGCATTACAATTAGCAGTGGACACTACACGGCTTCTGTCAAAATTACAGATCTTAATAGTCTAGAATTAGACAAGGGCAATTTCATTACTGACCAGATGTATGAAGCGATTAAGCCAGAACCACTGAATGAGGAGGAAGCAAGAGCTGTTGCTGAAGATTATGATGATGGTGAAGTCTCTTTTAGAGTCAATGGAAATGCGCAGTCAAGTAAAACTTTGAGCAAAAAGAATATGGAAGCTGTTGGACTCCTCGGAGGACAAAAAAGTAAGTCTGACTGTGACTTGTACAACAACAAAGCAACTAACTCCGAAAAAGTTGTTAATACactaactgaaaataaaaattttgaaTCTACCAGTACTAATGGGATCTTGGAGTTTGATAAAAGTACTGAAAATGGAGATCAAAATGGTATAGCTTTCAGTGGACTAGAAAACAAAGCTTTGTATGTGTTACAAAGCTTGAAGGAATATGAGGGAAAGTGGTTGCTTTTCGATGATTCCGAAGTGAAGGTTACAGAGGAAAAGGACTTTCTGAATTCTCTCTCCCCTACATCATCATCTACATCAACTCCTTACCTTTTGTTTTATAAGAAAATTGTAGAGTGA